In Limosilactobacillus panis, a single genomic region encodes these proteins:
- a CDS encoding 2,3-butanediol dehydrogenase produces the protein MKAVRIYGEKDIRVEDVSIPEPKDDQVQLKVKFCGICGSDLHAYLEGWGLPTVPYPLTGKTVPITLGHEFSGEVVKVGKDVDDLKVGDRVAVEPLLACGKCENCRAGNYNFCNRAVSTDGAGNFLGFSEDGGMAEYANVQGVFAHKLPDDMSYELGALAEPTAVVYEAIKKSRLREGQDVAVMGAGPIGLLEAVLAKIAGANHVYIVDVSKVRLEKAKALGIENALDPTQTDVEAFIKKDLPNGVDITFECAGVQSTFDSALKVTKRTGTIQIVALYGKPLTMNMTDDLIMQGLDIITTLCYNNSFPNVLGIIDNNKDLFEQVITKKVSLDDALDQGIKMLATDKSQVKIMIDPSL, from the coding sequence ATGAAAGCAGTAAGAATCTATGGTGAAAAAGATATCCGGGTTGAGGACGTTTCGATTCCGGAACCTAAAGATGATCAAGTTCAGTTAAAAGTGAAGTTCTGTGGGATTTGCGGCAGTGATTTGCACGCCTACCTTGAAGGGTGGGGCCTGCCAACGGTGCCGTATCCATTGACCGGCAAGACGGTGCCGATTACGTTAGGCCACGAATTTTCCGGTGAAGTCGTTAAGGTCGGTAAGGACGTCGATGATTTGAAAGTCGGCGATCGGGTTGCCGTTGAACCGCTTCTGGCCTGTGGCAAATGCGAAAACTGTCGCGCCGGCAACTACAACTTCTGTAACCGGGCGGTTTCGACCGACGGTGCCGGGAACTTCCTGGGATTTTCTGAAGACGGGGGCATGGCTGAGTATGCCAATGTCCAAGGCGTTTTCGCCCACAAATTGCCGGATGATATGAGCTACGAACTGGGCGCCTTAGCTGAACCAACCGCCGTTGTATACGAAGCCATCAAGAAGAGCCGGCTGCGGGAAGGTCAAGACGTCGCTGTGATGGGGGCTGGCCCAATTGGATTGCTGGAAGCCGTCCTCGCTAAAATTGCCGGCGCCAACCACGTTTACATCGTGGACGTTTCCAAAGTTCGTTTGGAAAAGGCCAAGGCGCTGGGAATTGAAAACGCCCTTGATCCAACCCAAACCGACGTCGAAGCCTTCATTAAGAAGGACTTACCAAATGGCGTTGACATCACCTTTGAATGTGCCGGGGTCCAATCCACATTTGACTCGGCCCTGAAAGTCACCAAGCGGACCGGAACGATTCAAATTGTTGCGCTGTACGGCAAGCCGTTAACCATGAACATGACCGACGACCTGATTATGCAGGGCCTGGATATCATCACCACCCTGTGCTACAACAATTCGTTCCCGAACGTTCTGGGGATTATCGACAATAATAAGGATCTGTTCGAGCAGGTCATCACTAAGAAAGTCAGCCTGGACGACGCGCTGGATCAGGGCATTAAGATGCTGGCCACCGATAAGTCACAGGTGAAGATTATGATTGATCCGTCGCTTTAA
- a CDS encoding IS3 family transposase, producing MGRNTQSGGGTAGRYQAIQEMSQSGYNVSDLVKAAGVSRQAYYKWLTHEPTVHDIQDQEILKLVKQLEAQHKHCVGYDKMTRLIKQERLSYTVNKKRVMRIMKEHSIKADYRQPKRKRVQEQETYEAQNTLNRQFEQAAANQVWATDTTEIAYNIRKYKVRLHVVLDLYGQYPLSWIITPTETSTGAIKVFQMAKQKAGGLAPLIHTDRGAAYTSKAFNHYLASNNSQHSYSAPGTPADNAVMEHWWADFKSIWLAHSPQPQTFEDLEQLVTEGIDYFTHSFISGKRNDLTAAEYRFGKAN from the coding sequence ATTGGTCGAAATACACAATCGGGAGGTGGAACGGCCGGACGATATCAAGCGATTCAGGAAATGAGCCAAAGTGGGTATAATGTATCTGATCTAGTTAAAGCAGCCGGGGTAAGTCGGCAGGCTTACTACAAGTGGCTTACCCATGAACCGACGGTTCATGATATTCAAGATCAAGAAATTCTAAAGCTCGTTAAACAGTTAGAAGCACAACATAAACACTGCGTTGGTTATGACAAGATGACCCGTTTGATAAAGCAGGAAAGATTATCATACACAGTTAACAAGAAGCGCGTCATGCGCATTATGAAGGAACACAGTATTAAAGCGGACTATCGTCAGCCTAAGAGAAAACGTGTGCAGGAGCAGGAAACTTATGAAGCACAGAATACCCTGAACCGCCAGTTTGAACAAGCTGCCGCAAATCAGGTGTGGGCGACGGACACGACGGAAATTGCCTACAACATTCGTAAGTACAAAGTCCGTCTACACGTTGTCCTGGATCTATACGGTCAATACCCACTTAGCTGGATTATTACGCCTACAGAAACGAGTACTGGGGCTATTAAAGTATTTCAAATGGCCAAGCAGAAAGCCGGAGGTCTGGCACCGCTAATCCACACTGATCGCGGAGCAGCATATACTTCCAAAGCATTCAACCACTACTTGGCTAGTAATAACAGCCAACATAGTTACTCAGCCCCAGGAACGCCAGCTGATAATGCGGTGATGGAGCACTGGTGGGCTGATTTTAAATCTATCTGGTTAGCACACTCACCACAACCACAAACGTTTGAAGACTTAGAACAGCTGGTGACAGAAGGTATCGATTACTTTACGCATTCCTTTATTTCAGGCAAAAGAAATGACCTTACCGCAGCAGAATACCGCTTCGGCAAGGCCAACTAG
- a CDS encoding IS30 family transposase produces MDHYKHITIDERETIFLMRNHGNSLREIASHIKKSYSTISRELSCNSTGRSYSPSKAQEKYKQRKGNCGRVSLLSNPQVFEVVKEHFCEDLWSPEEISNRLAVEKYPVQISTTTIYRGIFNGLFDNLFKSGSSSAVRHLRHHGKSRHNKAYQEKRGKIPIPNKIHDRPREADNRVEIGHWEGDTVLGKSGKACVVTLVDRKSRYLLIGKAAKRTSEAVTDTLSDLMKLWPGRSLTITPDRGKEFAKVQCLTDKFGTPFYFPDPHSPWQRGTNENTNGLLHEYLPKGTDLDSITDRRIQAYAEQMNNRPRKCLGWKTPYEIFFNVVLHLI; encoded by the coding sequence ATGGACCACTACAAGCATATTACCATAGATGAACGGGAAACTATCTTTTTAATGAGGAATCATGGAAACTCACTTCGTGAGATTGCCAGCCATATCAAGAAAAGTTACTCAACCATTTCTCGAGAATTAAGCTGTAATTCTACTGGTAGATCCTATTCACCTTCGAAGGCTCAGGAGAAGTATAAACAGCGCAAAGGCAATTGTGGCAGAGTCTCTCTTTTGAGTAATCCTCAGGTGTTTGAAGTGGTGAAAGAACACTTCTGCGAAGACCTTTGGTCTCCGGAAGAAATATCGAATCGCTTGGCAGTCGAAAAGTATCCGGTGCAGATCAGTACCACGACTATTTACCGTGGGATTTTCAATGGCTTATTTGATAATTTGTTTAAATCTGGCAGCTCTAGTGCCGTGCGCCATCTAAGGCATCACGGCAAGTCTCGCCACAATAAAGCTTATCAAGAAAAGCGAGGCAAGATTCCAATCCCCAACAAGATTCATGATCGTCCGCGAGAAGCTGACAACCGTGTAGAAATTGGTCACTGGGAAGGTGATACCGTGTTAGGCAAAAGCGGAAAGGCTTGTGTCGTTACATTGGTTGATCGAAAATCTCGTTACCTGCTTATTGGTAAAGCTGCTAAAAGAACTTCAGAAGCAGTCACGGATACTTTGAGCGACTTAATGAAGCTATGGCCTGGTAGATCGTTAACGATTACCCCGGATAGGGGTAAAGAGTTTGCCAAAGTTCAATGTTTAACTGATAAGTTTGGTACGCCCTTCTACTTTCCCGATCCTCACTCTCCTTGGCAACGAGGAACTAACGAAAATACTAACGGCTTGCTTCACGAATATTTGCCAAAAGGAACTGACCTTGATTCAATTACTGACCGCCGGATACAAGCATATGCAGAACAAATGAATAATCGTCCCCGTAAATGTCTCGGATGGAAAACGCCTTATGAAATATTCTTTAATGTAGTGTTGCACTTAATTTGA
- a CDS encoding SDR family NAD(P)-dependent oxidoreductase, which translates to MTKTVLITGGSRGLGAETAKQFAQIGYNVVVNYFQHPDLANKVVADIGADHAIAIKADVRDRAAVDQMTKEAVDHFVFELKQNFYSFKLSELSAVRSKYSLTLLKLWNANSMGKLKRATIKGTLEEWESWFLGTDKDGKPKKWSAGRFRQRVLGVSMKELGKIYPKTIFYLTTEKTGRKVTGYQLDITPVKTVLEI; encoded by the coding sequence ATGACAAAGACAGTGCTAATTACAGGCGGTAGTCGGGGATTAGGCGCGGAAACCGCCAAGCAGTTTGCTCAGATTGGTTATAACGTGGTCGTCAACTACTTTCAGCACCCTGATTTGGCAAATAAAGTGGTTGCCGACATTGGCGCCGATCATGCAATTGCCATTAAGGCTGACGTTCGTGACCGGGCGGCCGTTGACCAGATGACTAAGGAAGCAGTCGACCACTTTGTCTTTGAATTAAAGCAGAACTTTTACTCTTTCAAGCTTTCCGAGTTATCCGCGGTTAGGTCTAAGTATTCTTTGACGCTCTTAAAGCTCTGGAACGCTAACTCCATGGGTAAACTAAAAAGGGCCACCATTAAAGGCACCCTTGAAGAATGGGAAAGTTGGTTCTTAGGTACTGATAAGGACGGAAAACCTAAGAAATGGAGCGCCGGAAGATTCCGTCAACGGGTCTTGGGAGTAAGTATGAAGGAACTTGGCAAGATATACCCCAAGACAATCTTCTACCTTACGACCGAAAAGACCGGAAGGAAGGTAACAGGGTACCAACTGGACATTACGCCAGTTAAAACCGTCTTGGAAATTTAA
- a CDS encoding DNA starvation/stationary phase protection protein codes for MTTYNYDFPKSKAQLNQLIADISQLKVNVQQTHWYMRGENFFRLHPLMDEYGDQLSKQLDQIAERLIALNGSPLATTHEFIENTGLPDDKVAFDQLTMTEFMQRLVDQFKYLRDQYQKGIEVTDEEKDFPTQDMLNGFKDETDKNIWMISAYLGKAPFAD; via the coding sequence ATGACAACTTACAATTATGACTTTCCAAAATCAAAAGCACAACTCAATCAACTGATTGCCGATATCAGCCAATTAAAGGTCAACGTTCAACAAACACACTGGTATATGCGCGGTGAAAACTTCTTCCGTCTCCATCCGCTGATGGACGAATATGGCGATCAACTAAGCAAACAGCTCGATCAAATTGCAGAACGCTTGATTGCTTTAAACGGCAGCCCACTGGCAACAACTCACGAATTCATTGAAAATACTGGCCTACCAGATGACAAAGTCGCTTTTGATCAATTAACGATGACTGAATTCATGCAACGGCTAGTTGATCAATTCAAGTACCTACGTGACCAATACCAAAAAGGAATCGAAGTTACTGACGAAGAAAAAGACTTCCCAACTCAAGATATGCTTAATGGCTTCAAGGATGAAACCGATAAAAATATTTGGATGATCAGTGCTTATCTAGGCAAAGCACCATTCGCTGACTAA
- a CDS encoding adenine-specific methyltransferase EcoRI family protein — MLGPESIKVLNLKNKFAILSDLLKASGIRIDEQGHRYIRVKGVRWFTNMDYKQRHDDLILYKKYRKFVEPL, encoded by the coding sequence ATGTTGGGACCAGAGTCGATTAAAGTGCTGAATCTCAAAAACAAATTCGCTATTTTGAGTGACCTGTTAAAGGCTTCGGGAATACGAATTGATGAGCAAGGGCATCGATATATTAGAGTTAAGGGCGTGCGTTGGTTTACTAACATGGACTATAAGCAACGTCATGACGATTTGATCTTATATAAGAAATATAGGAAGTTTGTAGAGCCTTTATAA